From Cyanobacteria bacterium GSL.Bin1:
AACTTAGAAGAATAATTTGCTCCTAACATTCCGTTACGAGTTTGTTTATAAGCCTTCAGACAATCTTCTTCCCAAATATATTCACTTAAACGGGTCATGCCTGCGCTTTCTCCGCCAACAAACTTTAAAACCCCTCGCTCATCAGACGACACCCACTCGACACCTAATGCTTCTAAACTTGGCAGATCACCGCTAGTCATTTCCGGAGGTAAAGACGGTAAACGATCAGGTGTTGGGAAGGAGGAACGAATGTCTGATTTTTTTTCAACGCGCTTGCGATACTGCGTAAAAACATCAGGCAGATTAGCAATTTTCAAGGGTAAATCATCAAGATGATGAAGGGTTGCGCCCCAATAAGACTTGAGATTGACTCCCAGTGATCTTAATTTTTTTTCTAATGCTTTTTCGACCCGAATTTCTTCTGCTGTGACTTCCGAGTGATAAAAAATATCTGTGATGTTAAAGGCTGTCACTAAATCAGGAATAATGATTTCCGGTTGACCAACCCGAATCATTAAATTGCTTCCCTGGTTGCGTAGGTTTTCTCGTAAATTCGCAACACTTTCTTGTAAAAATTGAGCCCGAAAACTTCCCGTTTTGGGAAAGCCAAATCCGGTTTTTCCAAACTCTCTGGTATCAAAACAATAGAAAGGAATAATCTGCCCTTGCGTTTGCGTTGCCCGAAATAAAGGTTCGTGATCATGTACCCTTAAATCATTACGATACCAAATTAAAATTCTCTGTTGACTCATTATTCCTTACTGCCGATTCTCTTATGCCTTCTGCTTTACTACTAGTTAATCCTCAC
This genomic window contains:
- a CDS encoding DASH family cryptochrome, with translation MSQQRILIWYRNDLRVHDHEPLFRATQTQGQIIPFYCFDTREFGKTGFGFPKTGSFRAQFLQESVANLRENLRNQGSNLMIRVGQPEIIIPDLVTAFNITDIFYHSEVTAEEIRVEKALEKKLRSLGVNLKSYWGATLHHLDDLPLKIANLPDVFTQYRKRVEKKSDIRSSFPTPDRLPSLPPEMTSGDLPSLEALGVEWVSSDERGVLKFVGGESAGMTRLSEYIWEEDCLKAYKQTRNGMLGANYSSKFSPWLARGCLSPRYVYEEVQAYEASRVKNDSTYWLIFELMWRDYFRFVCLKYGNAVFQQTGLQDVKIPWQEDWQRFQLWQEGKTGYPLVDANMREIASTGFMSNRGRQNVASFLTKNLGIDWRLGAEWFESLLIDYDVCSNWGNWNYTAGVGNDAREFRYFNIPKQSKNYDPKGDYLRHWLPELGTIPGDLIHEPWKLSSDQQKEYNIILGVDYPRPIVDFMKSIKANQALMKH